A single genomic interval of Oxyura jamaicensis isolate SHBP4307 breed ruddy duck chromosome 26, BPBGC_Ojam_1.0, whole genome shotgun sequence harbors:
- the ADIPOR1 gene encoding adiponectin receptor protein 1, giving the protein MSFAAAAAASMASRKAAAAGPGTGLAAAAGRERAHLELAELGPLLEEKGEQGAVGPPSAEDPPCPAAREEEEEVVRVLTLPLQAHHAMEKMEEFVYKVWEGRWRVIPYDVLPDWLKDNDYLLHGHRPPMPSFRACFKSIFRIHTETGNIWTHLLGFVLFLCLGILTMLRPNMYFMAPLQEKVVFGMFFLGAVLCLSFSWLFHTVYCHSEKVSRTFSKLDYSGIALLIMGSFVPWLYYSFYCSPQPRLIYLSIVCVLGISAIIVAQWDRFATPKHRQTRAGVFLGLGLSGVVPTMHFTIAEGFVKATTVGQMGWFFLMAVMYITGAGLYAARIPERFFPGKFDIWFQSHQIFHVLVVAAAFVHFYGVSNLQEFRYGLEGGCTDDSLL; this is encoded by the exons ATGAGcttcgccgccgccgccgccgcctccatGGCGTCCCGCaaagccgccgccgccgggccgggcacggggctggccgccgccgccggccgggAGAGAGCGCACCTGGAGCTGGCCGAGCTGGGGccgctgctggaggagaagggggagcagggagccgTCGGCCCGCCCAGC GCTGAGGACCCGCCGTGCCCAGCAGCccgtgaggaagaggaggaggtggttcGTGTGCTGACTCTGCCCCTGCAGGCTCACCACGCCATGGAGAAGATGGAAGAGTTTGTGTATAAG GTGTGGGAAGGGCGCTGGCGCGTGATCCCCTACGACGTGCTGCCCGACTGGCTGAAGGACAACGATTACCTCCTGCACGGGCACCGGCCCCCGATGCCGTCCTTCCGAGCCTGCTTCAAGAGCATCTTCCGAATACACACCGAGACGGGCAACATCTGGACGCACCTCCTGG GTTTCGTCTTGTTCCTCTGCTTGGGGATCCTGACCATGCTGCGGCCCAACATGTATTTCATGGCTCCTCTCCAGGAGAAGGTGGTGTTCGGGATGTTCTTCCTCGGCGCGGTGCTGTGCCTCAGCTTCTCCTGGCTTTTCCACACTGTCTACTGTCACTCCGAGAAGGTCTCGCGGACGTTTTCAAA GTTGGATTATTCAGGAATTGCACTGCTGATCATGGGGAGCTTTGTCCCCTGGCTCTATTACTCGTTCTACTGCTCCCCGCAGCCAAGACTCATCTACCTCTCCATCGTCTGCGTCCTGGGCATCTCCGCCATCATCGTGGCTCAGTGGGACCGGTTCGCCACCCCCAAGCACCGGCAGACAAGAGCAG GCGTCtttctggggctggggctgagcggCGTGGTGCCCACCATGCACTTCACCATCGCCGAAGGCTTTGTGAAGGCCACCACCGTCGGCCAGATGGGCTGGTTCTTCCTCATGGCCGTGATGTACATCACGGGCGCGGGGCTCTACGCCGCCCGCATTCCTGAGCGCTTCTTCCCGGGCAAGTTCGACATCTGG TTCCAGTCGCATCAGATCTTCCACGTGCTCGTGGTGGCTGCAGCCTTCGTCCACTTCTACGGGGTGTCGAACCTGCAGGAGTTTCGCTACGGACTCGAGGGGGGGTGCACAGACGACTCTCTCCTCTGA
- the LOC118178516 gene encoding tetraspanin-18-like produces MAARDRSLPSACCHAGGSCSPSIIHGSALGRGFSGLLGGDFPTFLALNSRCRSRSWLEVPGPPLSPWEPRPLGVPMGVLSCVKYLMFIFNVLVFAGGTCLVGVGVWVAVDPAGFQDIVAAKPVLSAGAYLLLAVGIALSLLGFLGCCGALRQSRLLLLVFFILVSLVFVTQLAGAVLFLVHWKQIRPELFLSELQRNYRGDEDAEVFSVAWNTLMVMFSCCGVLGPEDFGNGSRFQELHPGTPWPQACCARDGLLQAGELLGWEQCRERSPGYIHEQGCFPTFGRTLQNYVSIPGTCSLAVLGIEIFAMFFAFCLYYNFD; encoded by the exons ATGGCAGCCCGGGACCGGAgtctcccctcggcctgctgcCACGCCGGCGGCTCCTGTTCCCCATCAATTATTCACGGCTCCGCTCTGGGAAGGGGTTTCTCGGGGCTGCTCGGGGGGGATTTTCCAACCTTTCTGGCGTTAAACAGCCGCTGCAGGTCCCGGAGCTGGTTGGAGGTGCCGGGGCCACCGCTGTCCCCGTGGG AACCCCGTCCCCTCGGCGTCCCCATGGGTGTCTTGAGCTGTGTGAAGTACCTGATGTTCATCTTCAACGTGCTGGTGTTT GCCGGGGGGACGTGCCTGGTGGGCGTCGGGGTCTGGGTGGCCGTGGACCCAGCTGGTTTCCAGGACATCGTGGCCGCCAAGCCTGTGCTGAGCGCGGGCGCCTACCTGCTGCTGGCCGTGGGCATCGCCCTCTCGCTGCTGGGCTTCCTGGGGTGCTGCGGGGCCCTGCGCCAGAGccggctcctgctgctggtg TTCTTCATCCTCGTGAGCCTCGTCTTTGTCACGCAGCTGGCCGGGGCTGTGCTCTTCCTGGTGCACTGGAAACAG ATCCGCCCAGAGCTCTTCCTGTCTGAGCTGCAGAGGAACTACCGTGGGGACGAGGACGCCGAGGTCTTCTCTGTGGCCTGGAACACTCTCATGGTCATG ttCTCCTGTTGCGGCGTTTTAGGGCCTGAAGACTTTGGGAATGGCTCCCGGTTCCAGGAGCTGCATCCGGGGACACCGTGGCCGCAGGCGTGCTGTGCCCGGGACGGGCTCCTGCAGGCAGGcgagctgctgggctgggagcagtgcCGGGAGAGGAGCCCTGGCTACATCCACGAGCAG ggctgctTCCCCACCTTCGGCAGGACCTTACAGAATTACGTCTCCATCCCCGGGACGTGCAGCTTGGCCGTGCTGGGCATCGAG ATCTTTGCCATGTTCTTTGCCTTTTGCCTTTACTACAACTTCGACTGA
- the UBE2T gene encoding ubiquitin-conjugating enzyme E2 T has product MQRASRLKRELSLLSTEPPPGITCWQSGSRLDDLRAQILGAADTPYEKGIFNLEIVVPERYPFEPPKIRFLTPIYHPNIDSAGRICLDVLKLPPKGAWRPSLNISTLLTSIQLLMAEPNPDDPLMADISSEYKYNKQLFLINAKEWTEKYASQQKRASKALEEKTNQSETSTASESIMLKRKGSDITKKEKKSRLES; this is encoded by the exons ATGCAGCGAGCATCACGGCTGAAGAGGGAGCTTTCCCTCTTGAGCACGGAGCCCCCCCCTGGCATCACCTGCTGGCAAAGCGGGAGCCGCCTGGACGACCTCCGGGCAC aaattttaggAGCTGCAGACACGCCATATGAGAAAGGAATATTCAACCTGGAGATAGTTGTTCCTGAAAG ATACCCATTTGAGCCCCCAAAGATTCGCTTTCTGACCCCTATCTATCATCCTAACATTGACTCTGCTGGAAGGATTTGCCTGGACGTTCTTAAGTTACCACCAAAG GGCGCATGGAGGCCTTCCCTGAACATCTCCACGCTGCTCACCTCCATACAGCTGCTGATGGCCGAGCCCAACCCTGACGACCCTCTCATGGCAGACATA TCCTCAGAGTACAAGTACAATAAGCAACTGTTCTTGATAAATGCCAAGGAATGGACTGAGAAATACGCAAGCCAGCAAAAGAGG GCTTCCAAGGctttagaagagaaaacaaaccagagTGAAACAAGTACCGCCAGTGAATCTAtcatgctgaaaagaaaagggagtGATATCAccaagaaggagaagaaatctCGCCTGGAGTCCTAA
- the LOC118178511 gene encoding cryptochrome-1-like isoform X3 gives MLGAARPHPSVGLRNGSAASGALTIVLPSGLRAARMPHRTIHLFRKGLRLHDNPALLAALESSEVVYPVYILDRKFMTSVMHIGALRWHFLLQSLEDLQKNLCRLGSGLLVIQGEYEPVVRDHVQKWNITQVTLDAEMEPFYKEMEANIRCLGEELGFEVLSLVGHSLYDTKRILDLNDGTPPLTYKRFLHILSLLGDPEVPVRNLTAEDFQRCRPPDLDLDECYRVPLPADLKIPPESISPWRGGETEGLQRLEQHLADQGWVASFTKPRTIPNSLLPSTTGLSPYFSMGCVSVRTFFYRLSNIYAQAKHHSLPPVSLQGQLLWREFFYTVASATPNFTKMAGNPICLQISWYEDAERLHKWKTAQTGFPWIDAIMTQLRQEGWIHHLARHAAACFLTRGDLWISWEEGMKVFEELLLDADYSINAGNWMWLSASAFFHQYTRIFCPVRFGKRTDPEGQYIR, from the exons ATGCTGGGTGCTGCAAGGCCGCATCCGAGCGTGGGGCTGCGGAATGGCTCTGCAGCAAGTGGAGCTCTGACAATTGTCCTTCCTTCTG GCCTGAGAGCAGCCAGGATGCCGCACCGCACCATCCATCTCTTCCGGAAGGGGCTGCGGCTGCACGACAACCCGGCGCTGCTGGCCGCGCTCGAGTCCTCGGAGGTCGTCTACCCCGTCTACATCCTGGACAGAAAGTTCATGACGTCCGTGATGCACATAGGGGCCCTGCGATGGCACTTTCTGCTGCAGTCCCTGGAGGATTTGCAGAAAAACTTGTGTCGGCTGGGCTCTGGCTTGCTGGTTATTCAAGGAGAGTATGAGCCCGTTGTTAGAGATCACGTCCAGAAGTGGAACATCACGCAAGTGACTCTGGATGCGGAGATGGAGCCGTTTTACAAGGAGATGGAAGCCAACATACGGTGTCTGGGAGAAGAGCTGGGGTTCGAGGTGCTTTCCTTGGTGGGCCACAGCCTTTATGATACCAAGCG GATTTTGGACCTGAATGATGGAACTCCCCCATTAACATACAAGAGATTCCTTCACATTCTATCTCTGCTTGGGGATCCTGAGGTGCCCGTCCGAAACCTTACAGCTGAAGACTTCCA GAGGTGTAGGCCCCCTGACCTGGACCTGGATGAGTGTTACAGGGTGCCTCTCCCTGCGGATTTGAAGATCCCCCCTGAGAGCATCTCCCcctggagaggaggggagacCGAAGGGTTGCAGCGCCTGGAGCAACACCTGGCCGACCAG ggCTGGGTGGCAAGTTTTACCAAACCGAGAACAATACCGAATTCACTGCTTCCAAGCACCACAGGCCTGAGCCCCTATTTCAGCATGGGCTGTGTGTCAGTTCGCACCTTTTTTTATAGGCTGTCAAACATTTACGCtcag GCCAAGCATCACTCCCTACCCCCAGTGTCACTCCAAGGGCAGCTTCTGTGGAGGGAATTCTTCTATACGGTGGCATCAGCAACGCCAAACTTCACCAAAATGGCTGGGAACCCCATCTGCCTTCAGATCAGTTGGTATGAGGATGCAGAGAGGCTCCATAAATGGAAAACG GCACAGACGGGCTTCCCTTGGATCGATGCGATTATGACCCAGCTGCGCCAGGAGGGCTGGATCCATCACCTTGCCCGGCACGCTGCCGCCTGCTTCCTGACGCGGGGGGACCTTTGGATCAGCTGGGAGGAGGGCATGAAG GTGTTTGAAGAGCTGCTTTTAGATGCTGACTACAGCATCAACGCGGGGAACTGGATGTGGCTGTCGGCCAGCGCGTTCTTCCACCAGTACACGCGCATCTTCTGCCCCGTCCGCTTTGGGAAGCGCACGGACCCCGAGGGGCAGTACATACG GTAA
- the LOC118178511 gene encoding cryptochrome-1-like isoform X1, which yields MLGAARPHPSVGLRNGSAASGALTIVLPSGLRAARMPHRTIHLFRKGLRLHDNPALLAALESSEVVYPVYILDRKFMTSVMHIGALRWHFLLQSLEDLQKNLCRLGSGLLVIQGEYEPVVRDHVQKWNITQVTLDAEMEPFYKEMEANIRCLGEELGFEVLSLVGHSLYDTKRILDLNDGTPPLTYKRFLHILSLLGDPEVPVRNLTAEDFQRCRPPDLDLDECYRVPLPADLKIPPESISPWRGGETEGLQRLEQHLADQGWVASFTKPRTIPNSLLPSTTGLSPYFSMGCVSVRTFFYRLSNIYAQAKHHSLPPVSLQGQLLWREFFYTVASATPNFTKMAGNPICLQISWYEDAERLHKWKTAQTGFPWIDAIMTQLRQEGWIHHLARHAAACFLTRGDLWISWEEGMKVFEELLLDADYSINAGNWMWLSASAFFHQYTRIFCPVRFGKRTDPEGQYIRKYLPVLKNFPSKYIYEPWTASEEEQKQAGCIIGKDYPFPMVDHKEASNHNLQLMKHVREEQYRTAQLTRDDTDDPMEMKLKRDHSEENVTTAKAARMTEQT from the exons ATGCTGGGTGCTGCAAGGCCGCATCCGAGCGTGGGGCTGCGGAATGGCTCTGCAGCAAGTGGAGCTCTGACAATTGTCCTTCCTTCTG GCCTGAGAGCAGCCAGGATGCCGCACCGCACCATCCATCTCTTCCGGAAGGGGCTGCGGCTGCACGACAACCCGGCGCTGCTGGCCGCGCTCGAGTCCTCGGAGGTCGTCTACCCCGTCTACATCCTGGACAGAAAGTTCATGACGTCCGTGATGCACATAGGGGCCCTGCGATGGCACTTTCTGCTGCAGTCCCTGGAGGATTTGCAGAAAAACTTGTGTCGGCTGGGCTCTGGCTTGCTGGTTATTCAAGGAGAGTATGAGCCCGTTGTTAGAGATCACGTCCAGAAGTGGAACATCACGCAAGTGACTCTGGATGCGGAGATGGAGCCGTTTTACAAGGAGATGGAAGCCAACATACGGTGTCTGGGAGAAGAGCTGGGGTTCGAGGTGCTTTCCTTGGTGGGCCACAGCCTTTATGATACCAAGCG GATTTTGGACCTGAATGATGGAACTCCCCCATTAACATACAAGAGATTCCTTCACATTCTATCTCTGCTTGGGGATCCTGAGGTGCCCGTCCGAAACCTTACAGCTGAAGACTTCCA GAGGTGTAGGCCCCCTGACCTGGACCTGGATGAGTGTTACAGGGTGCCTCTCCCTGCGGATTTGAAGATCCCCCCTGAGAGCATCTCCCcctggagaggaggggagacCGAAGGGTTGCAGCGCCTGGAGCAACACCTGGCCGACCAG ggCTGGGTGGCAAGTTTTACCAAACCGAGAACAATACCGAATTCACTGCTTCCAAGCACCACAGGCCTGAGCCCCTATTTCAGCATGGGCTGTGTGTCAGTTCGCACCTTTTTTTATAGGCTGTCAAACATTTACGCtcag GCCAAGCATCACTCCCTACCCCCAGTGTCACTCCAAGGGCAGCTTCTGTGGAGGGAATTCTTCTATACGGTGGCATCAGCAACGCCAAACTTCACCAAAATGGCTGGGAACCCCATCTGCCTTCAGATCAGTTGGTATGAGGATGCAGAGAGGCTCCATAAATGGAAAACG GCACAGACGGGCTTCCCTTGGATCGATGCGATTATGACCCAGCTGCGCCAGGAGGGCTGGATCCATCACCTTGCCCGGCACGCTGCCGCCTGCTTCCTGACGCGGGGGGACCTTTGGATCAGCTGGGAGGAGGGCATGAAG GTGTTTGAAGAGCTGCTTTTAGATGCTGACTACAGCATCAACGCGGGGAACTGGATGTGGCTGTCGGCCAGCGCGTTCTTCCACCAGTACACGCGCATCTTCTGCCCCGTCCGCTTTGGGAAGCGCACGGACCCCGAGGGGCAGTACATACG GAAGTACTTACCTGTCCTAAAGAACTTTCCCTCCAAATACATCTATGAGCCCTGGACAGCCTCTGAAGAGGAGCAGAAGCAAGCAGGATGTATCATAG GTAAAGACTACCCCTTCCCAATGGTGGACCACAAGGAAGCCAGCAATCACAACCTGCAGCTGATGAAACACGTCAGAGAGGAACAGTACAGAACAGCCCAGCTCACGAGAG ATGACACAGATGACCCAATGGAAATGAAGCTGAAGCGTGATcactctgaagaaaatgtgacaACGGCAAAAGCAGCCAGGATGACAGAGCAAACCTAG
- the LOC118178511 gene encoding cryptochrome-1-like isoform X2, which produces MPHRTIHLFRKGLRLHDNPALLAALESSEVVYPVYILDRKFMTSVMHIGALRWHFLLQSLEDLQKNLCRLGSGLLVIQGEYEPVVRDHVQKWNITQVTLDAEMEPFYKEMEANIRCLGEELGFEVLSLVGHSLYDTKRILDLNDGTPPLTYKRFLHILSLLGDPEVPVRNLTAEDFQRCRPPDLDLDECYRVPLPADLKIPPESISPWRGGETEGLQRLEQHLADQGWVASFTKPRTIPNSLLPSTTGLSPYFSMGCVSVRTFFYRLSNIYAQAKHHSLPPVSLQGQLLWREFFYTVASATPNFTKMAGNPICLQISWYEDAERLHKWKTAQTGFPWIDAIMTQLRQEGWIHHLARHAAACFLTRGDLWISWEEGMKVFEELLLDADYSINAGNWMWLSASAFFHQYTRIFCPVRFGKRTDPEGQYIRKYLPVLKNFPSKYIYEPWTASEEEQKQAGCIIGKDYPFPMVDHKEASNHNLQLMKHVREEQYRTAQLTRDDTDDPMEMKLKRDHSEENVTTAKAARMTEQT; this is translated from the exons ATGCCGCACCGCACCATCCATCTCTTCCGGAAGGGGCTGCGGCTGCACGACAACCCGGCGCTGCTGGCCGCGCTCGAGTCCTCGGAGGTCGTCTACCCCGTCTACATCCTGGACAGAAAGTTCATGACGTCCGTGATGCACATAGGGGCCCTGCGATGGCACTTTCTGCTGCAGTCCCTGGAGGATTTGCAGAAAAACTTGTGTCGGCTGGGCTCTGGCTTGCTGGTTATTCAAGGAGAGTATGAGCCCGTTGTTAGAGATCACGTCCAGAAGTGGAACATCACGCAAGTGACTCTGGATGCGGAGATGGAGCCGTTTTACAAGGAGATGGAAGCCAACATACGGTGTCTGGGAGAAGAGCTGGGGTTCGAGGTGCTTTCCTTGGTGGGCCACAGCCTTTATGATACCAAGCG GATTTTGGACCTGAATGATGGAACTCCCCCATTAACATACAAGAGATTCCTTCACATTCTATCTCTGCTTGGGGATCCTGAGGTGCCCGTCCGAAACCTTACAGCTGAAGACTTCCA GAGGTGTAGGCCCCCTGACCTGGACCTGGATGAGTGTTACAGGGTGCCTCTCCCTGCGGATTTGAAGATCCCCCCTGAGAGCATCTCCCcctggagaggaggggagacCGAAGGGTTGCAGCGCCTGGAGCAACACCTGGCCGACCAG ggCTGGGTGGCAAGTTTTACCAAACCGAGAACAATACCGAATTCACTGCTTCCAAGCACCACAGGCCTGAGCCCCTATTTCAGCATGGGCTGTGTGTCAGTTCGCACCTTTTTTTATAGGCTGTCAAACATTTACGCtcag GCCAAGCATCACTCCCTACCCCCAGTGTCACTCCAAGGGCAGCTTCTGTGGAGGGAATTCTTCTATACGGTGGCATCAGCAACGCCAAACTTCACCAAAATGGCTGGGAACCCCATCTGCCTTCAGATCAGTTGGTATGAGGATGCAGAGAGGCTCCATAAATGGAAAACG GCACAGACGGGCTTCCCTTGGATCGATGCGATTATGACCCAGCTGCGCCAGGAGGGCTGGATCCATCACCTTGCCCGGCACGCTGCCGCCTGCTTCCTGACGCGGGGGGACCTTTGGATCAGCTGGGAGGAGGGCATGAAG GTGTTTGAAGAGCTGCTTTTAGATGCTGACTACAGCATCAACGCGGGGAACTGGATGTGGCTGTCGGCCAGCGCGTTCTTCCACCAGTACACGCGCATCTTCTGCCCCGTCCGCTTTGGGAAGCGCACGGACCCCGAGGGGCAGTACATACG GAAGTACTTACCTGTCCTAAAGAACTTTCCCTCCAAATACATCTATGAGCCCTGGACAGCCTCTGAAGAGGAGCAGAAGCAAGCAGGATGTATCATAG GTAAAGACTACCCCTTCCCAATGGTGGACCACAAGGAAGCCAGCAATCACAACCTGCAGCTGATGAAACACGTCAGAGAGGAACAGTACAGAACAGCCCAGCTCACGAGAG ATGACACAGATGACCCAATGGAAATGAAGCTGAAGCGTGATcactctgaagaaaatgtgacaACGGCAAAAGCAGCCAGGATGACAGAGCAAACCTAG